A stretch of the Papaver somniferum cultivar HN1 chromosome 6, ASM357369v1, whole genome shotgun sequence genome encodes the following:
- the LOC113290693 gene encoding uncharacterized protein LOC113290693 gives MKVSSLLNGKFWCIPTELQHLLPLSCLPEIGNGEDQMIWTGHISGKFVTSAAVERFGEKERKLVWSDHLWKSFLHHSIASNVWKLQQGVYMDDEEMIKFGYDMVYRCCMCQEKVDNVTHTLWQCKFSLEIWSWLESIFGFQKPQSFEDICASAKNKSPIIKENRMTASCETMKDPWFQRNKQLFEEIKPNCNAFKCRIYKAVQEGSYRMKCNKWNQEYDSQVLAYFKIGDRKIKFNCIKEIFWTAPATDFLLCCAGISFGDPGKAGVGVIARDCSSQVIGTLTGGMGVALTSIAAEYVILCALEWAAQVELTKVIIQSNSFTSIERIKRGDILWYIKIRWLSVIERIEEVKLAHCIKEINFSAFTLASNGVHLKAGERTIHIGRPPSLKRIELPRVAYFCLC, from the coding sequence ATGAAGGTGTCAAGCTTGTTAAATGGAAAATTTTGGTGTATACCTACTGAGCTACAACATCTCTTGCCCTTGTCTTGTTTACCAGAAATTGGTAACGGTGAAGATCAGATGATATGGACTGGGCACATTAGTGGGAAATTTGTAACTTCAGCTGCAGTAGAGAGATTCGGAGAAAAAGAACGAAAGCTGGTATGGTCTGATCACCTTTGGAAATCTTTCTTGCATCATAGTATAGCTAGCAATGTTTGGAAGCTACAACAAGGTGTGTACATGGATGATGAAGAAATGATCAAATTTGGCTATGACATGGTGTATAGATGTTGCATGTGTCAAGAGAAAGTGGATAATGTGACTCATACACTCTGGCAGTGCAAGTTTAGTTTGGAGATATGGTCTTGGCTTGAATcaatttttggttttcaaaaaCCACAATCTTTTGAAGACATTTGTGCATCTGCTAAGAATAAAAGCCCAATTATAAAGGAAAACCGGATGACTGCATCCTGTGAAACAATGAAAGATCCGTGGTTTCAAAGAAACAAACAACTGTTTGAGGAAATTAAACCAAACTGTAATGCATTTAAATGCAGGATTTACAAGGCAGTACAAGAAGGTAGCTACAGGATGAAATGCAACAAATGGAATCAAGAATATGATTCTCAAGTTCTGGCATACTTCAAAATTGGTGACaggaaaataaaatttaattgtaTCAAAGAGATTTTCTGGACAGCTCCTGCAACTGATTTTCTACTTTGTTGTGCTGGAATATCTTTTGGAGACCCAGGAAAAGCTGGTGTTGGAGTCATTGCTAGAGATTGCAGTAGTCAAGTAATTGGGACACTCACAGGTGGTATGGGTGTGGCTCTTACTTCCATTGCTGCTGAATATGTTATATTATGTGCTCTTGAATGGGCTGCTCAAGTGGAACTCACCAAGGTAATCATTCAGTCGAACTCATTTACTTCCATAGAAAGGATCAAAAGAGGTGATATACTCTGGTACATAAAAATAAGATGGTTATCAGTGATTGAAAGGATTGAGGAAGTGAAATTAGCACATTGCATAAAGGAAATAAATTTTTCAGCTTTCACATTGGCATCAAATGGAGTACACTTGAAAGCAGGAGAAAGAACCATTCACATAGGAAGACCCCCTTCTCTAAAGAGGATAGAACTGCCAAGAGTAGCATATTTCTGTTTATGCTAA
- the LOC113287220 gene encoding uncharacterized protein LOC113287220 isoform X1 has protein sequence MDTSESNYQILLFLLDRVVETGKTLELLGRLLGSIVWNWNGGEADIILQPQNGWPNAIGVILGALRTVSVCEHGQGNVLLIFWKEFECLLMLLSAPIIVQNVTSEVYEIPSFRETVLTAVAYSTWSFLYSFYSAQYFWSCCNQVVGVYEFHSTRYLLPYYSCLGDLVSQANEHYTWPDILAAIIRLQHMLDGVQVSEVLILEVLLMGYSISVNTVSTHLLQVFNSDLFLLSVSLAHAIYETLAVLKAVELVYSTKLEFFAILSGIQVLLTVMRILNVLIWFEYLKWKFKLFSTVVQCDKC, from the coding sequence ATGGATACGTCTGAGAGTAATTATcaaattttgttgtttttgttggatAGAGTAGTTGAAACTGGTAAAACACTAGAACTGTTGGGTAGACTACTTGGGAGTATAGTGTGGAACTGGAATGGTGGTGAAGCTGATATTATTTTGCAACCTCAAAATGGTTGGCCTAATGCTATAGGAGTCATTCTTGGTGCACTGCGGACGGTTAGTGTATGTGAACATGGGCAGGGGAATGTGCTGCTAATATTTTGGAAGGAGTTTGAGTGTCTTCTGATGCTTCTTTCAGCTCCAATAATAGTGCAAAATGTTACATCTGAAGTCTATGAGATTCCTTCATTTCGTGAAACCGTTCTAACTGCAGTTGCTTATTCCACTTGGAGCTTTTTGTACTCGTTTTACTCTGCTCAATATTTTTGGTCATGTTGCAACCAAGTAGTGGGTGTATACGAGTTTCATTCCACTCGTTATTTACTTCCTTATTACAGCTGTTTGGGGGATTTGGTATCTCAAGCAAATGAGCATTACACCTGGCCAGATATTCTTGCAGCTATTATCCGACTACAGCACATGCTCGATGGGGTTCAAGTTTCAGAAGTGTTGATATTGGAGGTACTGCTTATGGGATATTCTATCTCTGTTAATACTGTATCTACCCacttacttcaagtctttaattCAGATTTATTTCTGCTCAGTGTTTCACTTGCTCATGCGATCTATGAAACTCTTGCTGTCCTAAAGGCAGTTGAACTTGTTTATTCTACCAAGTTGgagttctttgcaatattaagtGGAATTCAGGTCTTGCTCACAGTAATGAGGATTCTGAATGTGCTGATATGGTTCGAGTACTTGAAGTGGAAATTCAAGTTATTTTCAACTGTTGTGCAGTGTGATAAATGTTAG
- the LOC113287220 gene encoding uncharacterized protein LOC113287220 isoform X2, whose protein sequence is MDTSESNYQILLFLLDRVVETGKTLELLGRLLGSIVWNWNGGEADIILQPQNGWPNAIGVILGALRTVSVCEHGQGNVLLIFWKEFECLLMLLSAPIIVQNVTSEVYEIPSFRETVLTAVAYSTWSFLYSFYSAQYFWSCCNQVVGVYEFHSTRYLLPYYSCLGDLVSQANEHYTWPDILAAIIRLQHMLDGVQVSEVLILECFTCSCDL, encoded by the exons ATGGATACGTCTGAGAGTAATTATcaaattttgttgtttttgttggatAGAGTAGTTGAAACTGGTAAAACACTAGAACTGTTGGGTAGACTACTTGGGAGTATAGTGTGGAACTGGAATGGTGGTGAAGCTGATATTATTTTGCAACCTCAAAATGGTTGGCCTAATGCTATAGGAGTCATTCTTGGTGCACTGCGGACGGTTAGTGTATGTGAACATGGGCAGGGGAATGTGCTGCTAATATTTTGGAAGGAGTTTGAGTGTCTTCTGATGCTTCTTTCAGCTCCAATAATAGTGCAAAATGTTACATCTGAAGTCTATGAGATTCCTTCATTTCGTGAAACCGTTCTAACTGCAGTTGCTTATTCCACTTGGAGCTTTTTGTACTCGTTTTACTCTGCTCAATATTTTTGGTCATGTTGCAACCAAGTAGTGGGTGTATACGAGTTTCATTCCACTCGTTATTTACTTCCTTATTACAGCTGTTTGGGGGATTTGGTATCTCAAGCAAATGAGCATTACACCTGGCCAGATATTCTTGCAGCTATTATCCGACTACAGCACATGCTCGATGGGGTTCAAGTTTCAGAAGTGTTGATATTGGAG TGTTTCACTTGCTCATGCGATCTATGA